A portion of the Phormidium ambiguum IAM M-71 genome contains these proteins:
- a CDS encoding ATP-binding protein, producing the protein MFTLEQLSDGIPHLSSTGMNNLCLDSTLQELSLYDLSIESSQPGKEVAQALEANPLLPGFIVLEKGQLLGMISRRKFLECMSRPYGPELFMKRPIKCLYLLVPTNTLVFPSNTLIVESAKRCLQRSPELVDEPVVVEIEPQVYRLLDIHQLLVAQSQIHELATNLIDRQTKSQMLQTEKMASLGQMVAGVAHEILNPVNFIAGNLEYLANYSQDLVDLITAYETEVNQIPENVNNLREEIEIDFLKDDIQQIVNSMRLGTERLVKIVNSLRNFSHIGDGEQKAINLHECLESTLLILHNRIKYSIELVKNYGKLPSVNCYSGQLSQVFVNIIGNAVDALTEKISIAPKTWQAQIIISTEIVEADGKLWAVVRIADNGPGIPWEIQGRIFETFFTTKPVGKGTGLGLAISHQIITENHRGKLNVRSQSDKLEDFSPSISTEFEIMLPLTK; encoded by the coding sequence ATGTTTACATTAGAGCAGTTATCTGACGGCATCCCACATTTATCATCAACAGGAATGAATAATTTATGTTTGGATTCTACTCTCCAAGAATTATCATTATATGATTTGAGTATCGAAAGTAGCCAACCCGGAAAAGAAGTAGCACAAGCTTTAGAAGCAAATCCTTTATTACCAGGATTTATTGTTTTAGAAAAGGGTCAGCTTTTGGGAATGATTTCCCGACGCAAATTTTTAGAATGTATGAGCCGACCTTACGGGCCTGAATTATTTATGAAAAGACCAATTAAATGTTTATATTTATTAGTGCCTACAAATACTTTAGTTTTTCCTAGTAATACCTTAATTGTCGAGTCAGCCAAAAGGTGTTTGCAGCGTTCTCCAGAGTTAGTTGATGAACCAGTTGTTGTAGAAATTGAACCACAAGTTTACCGTTTGTTGGATATTCATCAGTTACTTGTAGCTCAGTCACAAATTCATGAATTAGCAACTAATTTGATTGATCGACAAACTAAGTCACAAATGTTGCAAACTGAAAAAATGGCCAGTTTGGGACAAATGGTGGCTGGAGTCGCCCATGAAATTTTAAATCCAGTTAATTTTATTGCGGGAAATTTAGAATATTTAGCTAACTACAGTCAAGATTTAGTTGATTTAATTACTGCGTATGAAACAGAAGTTAATCAAATTCCTGAGAACGTGAATAATTTACGAGAAGAAATAGAAATTGACTTTTTAAAAGATGATATACAGCAAATTGTTAATAGTATGCGACTGGGTACAGAAAGATTAGTAAAAATAGTGAACAGTTTGCGTAATTTTTCTCACATCGGAGATGGAGAGCAAAAAGCGATCAATCTCCATGAATGCCTAGAAAGTACGTTATTAATTTTACATAACCGCATTAAGTACAGCATTGAACTAGTAAAAAATTATGGTAAACTACCATCTGTTAATTGCTATTCCGGCCAGCTAAGTCAGGTTTTTGTCAATATTATTGGTAACGCTGTTGACGCTTTAACAGAAAAAATATCGATTGCACCTAAGACATGGCAAGCACAAATTATTATTAGTACCGAAATTGTCGAAGCTGACGGTAAATTATGGGCTGTAGTTCGCATTGCTGATAATGGCCCAGGTATTCCTTGGGAAATTCAGGGACGAATTTTTGAAACTTTTTTTACTACTAAGCCAGTAGGTAAAGGAACTGGGTTAGGATTGGCAATTAGTCATCAAATTATTACAGAGAATCACCGGGGTAAGTTAAATGTGCGATCGCAAAGCGACAAATTAGAAGATTTTTCTCCTAGTATCAGTACAGAATTCGAGATTATGCTGCCATTAACAAAGTAA
- a CDS encoding sensor histidine kinase encodes MSKKFISYTYLSEGDHQDLSIDSTLATLPLYSFATDVNCLSAEVVEILEKHSNLPGVILLDQGKFAGMISRLRLLETLVLSNQQDLFLQKPLQFLYNYARTEVLILSETTPILAAAQMALRRSSELLGEPIVVQSKTKTYQLLDVHELNIAHWQIRGIETQVRYERTQVQLIQSEKMANLGRLVDGVAHEILDPVGFIWGNLSHISNYTENLLELISAYEKMLPKETEEIDELKEDIEFDFLKQDLPRAIKSVKSGAERLKKLVSSLQNFCYIDEVYPKPADLHAMLDSIVLLLKSRLKSEIEIVKIYGDLPPISCFAGQLNQVFMNILSNAVNNLLNQAAYQEFTTEFRNDRQRGMFDKPCIVIQTKVYSPESASNSESLSSRWVSIIISDNGPCLSASALKQILDSFSVEKRAEKETSLAVSYRIITAKHGGKLLIRSAESANNLSSELISNMGTEFEILLPLV; translated from the coding sequence GTGTCAAAAAAATTTATCTCCTATACTTATTTATCTGAGGGAGATCATCAGGATCTCTCTATTGATTCAACTTTGGCAACACTACCTCTGTATTCATTTGCCACAGATGTCAATTGCCTTTCTGCTGAGGTTGTGGAAATTTTGGAAAAGCATAGCAATTTACCTGGAGTTATTTTATTAGATCAAGGTAAATTTGCTGGCATGATTTCACGGCTGCGTTTGCTAGAAACTTTAGTTTTATCGAATCAACAAGATTTATTTCTGCAAAAACCCCTACAATTTCTTTACAATTACGCTCGTACTGAAGTTTTAATTCTTTCTGAGACTACACCAATTTTAGCTGCTGCACAAATGGCGTTGCGGCGATCGTCGGAACTGTTAGGAGAACCAATAGTCGTACAATCAAAAACAAAAACTTATCAACTATTAGATGTTCATGAATTGAACATTGCTCATTGGCAAATTCGAGGTATTGAAACTCAAGTTCGCTATGAACGGACGCAAGTGCAATTAATTCAAAGCGAAAAAATGGCTAATTTAGGACGCTTAGTGGATGGAGTCGCCCATGAGATTTTAGACCCTGTAGGGTTTATTTGGGGTAATTTAAGCCATATTTCAAATTATACAGAAAATTTATTAGAATTAATTTCCGCTTATGAAAAAATGCTGCCCAAAGAAACAGAAGAAATAGATGAATTAAAAGAAGATATCGAATTTGATTTTTTAAAACAAGATTTACCAAGAGCTATTAAAAGTGTCAAAAGTGGTGCAGAACGACTAAAAAAACTCGTTAGTAGCTTACAAAACTTTTGTTATATTGACGAAGTTTATCCCAAACCTGCTGATTTACACGCTATGTTGGATAGTATAGTTTTATTATTAAAAAGTCGTTTAAAAAGTGAAATTGAAATAGTTAAAATTTACGGTGATTTACCTCCAATAAGCTGTTTTGCTGGACAACTAAATCAAGTATTTATGAATATTTTGAGTAATGCAGTAAATAATTTATTAAATCAAGCAGCTTACCAAGAATTTACCACAGAATTTCGGAATGATAGACAAAGAGGTATGTTTGATAAACCCTGTATTGTGATTCAAACTAAAGTTTATTCTCCCGAATCTGCGTCTAATTCTGAATCTTTATCATCTCGCTGGGTTTCGATTATTATTTCAGATAATGGCCCGTGTTTATCAGCTAGCGCTCTGAAACAAATTTTGGATTCTTTTTCTGTGGAGAAACGTGCTGAAAAGGAAACTAGCTTAGCGGTTAGTTATCGAATTATTACAGCTAAACATGGGGGAAAATTGCTGATTCGTTCCGCAGAAAGTGCTAATAATTTAAGCAGCGAACTTATTTCTAATATGGGTACAGAGTTTGAAATCCTCTTACCGCTAGTATAA
- a CDS encoding Ig-like domain-containing protein — translation MINRTINRKSIQSLDRIAITLIAGLTVVIAILLFQGDHSVPRVRSFTWQDKQIGVEHDRFAITFTRPMDRVSVETNLQINPPLPGKFSWAGRRLVYTLISPAPYGTNYQLSLQKATDKYSNSGKSGAILQPFNAQFRTRDRAFAYIGVEGQNSGQLMLVNLSAPEPKPIVLTPPDLVVSDFKAYPQGDRILFLANDRNSQRQGVLQQKLYEVTTGIHTNPPEQQSVSQEPAGKLKLVLDNKDYQILKFDLSSDGKTIVTQRVSRSNPGDFGIWTLQPNSSPKPLQGQPGGDFLITPDSQALAITQGEGLAIVPIAGSQDQPLDFLPKYGTILAFSRDGLAAATVKFNQDFTRSLFLVNTQGTEKEIARINGSIVDAEFDPIGETLYCLFTKLVAGEQYQEQPYIVAINLKTGETKKLLEFSPNQRQVQMNLSPDGIGLLFDQPLITPQPAAGISDAVRTDDNAAIVTSRLWLLPISSISTTDESNVPKPEELPITGVRPVWLP, via the coding sequence ATGATCAATCGAACGATCAATCGCAAATCTATTCAATCCCTCGATCGCATTGCCATTACACTTATTGCCGGATTGACTGTAGTAATTGCAATTCTTCTATTTCAAGGCGATCATTCTGTCCCTCGCGTGCGAAGTTTCACCTGGCAAGATAAACAAATTGGTGTAGAACATGACCGTTTTGCAATTACTTTTACTCGTCCAATGGATCGGGTTAGTGTAGAAACAAATTTGCAAATTAATCCACCATTACCAGGCAAATTTAGTTGGGCAGGACGCAGATTAGTTTATACTTTAATTTCTCCAGCACCTTACGGGACTAATTATCAACTGAGTTTACAAAAGGCAACTGATAAATATAGTAACTCAGGAAAATCAGGTGCTATTCTTCAGCCATTTAATGCCCAGTTTCGCACGCGCGATCGCGCTTTCGCTTATATAGGTGTAGAAGGACAAAATTCAGGGCAATTAATGTTAGTTAATCTCAGCGCCCCTGAGCCAAAACCGATTGTTTTAACTCCACCAGATTTAGTAGTTTCAGACTTTAAAGCTTATCCCCAAGGCGATCGCATTTTGTTTCTCGCTAACGATCGCAACTCCCAACGCCAAGGAGTCCTCCAACAAAAACTTTATGAAGTAACAACTGGTATTCATACTAATCCTCCCGAACAACAATCTGTTTCTCAAGAACCAGCTGGTAAATTAAAATTAGTTTTAGATAATAAAGATTATCAAATATTGAAATTTGATTTATCCTCTGATGGCAAAACTATCGTTACCCAAAGAGTAAGTCGGAGTAATCCAGGTGATTTTGGCATCTGGACTTTACAACCTAATTCTTCCCCAAAACCTCTACAAGGACAGCCTGGAGGCGACTTTTTAATTACTCCAGACAGCCAAGCTTTAGCCATTACTCAAGGAGAAGGATTAGCGATCGTTCCCATAGCAGGTTCCCAAGATCAGCCATTAGATTTTTTGCCTAAGTATGGCACAATTTTGGCTTTTTCTAGAGATGGCTTAGCTGCGGCTACAGTAAAATTTAATCAAGACTTTACGCGATCGCTATTTCTCGTTAACACCCAAGGAACAGAAAAAGAAATAGCCCGCATTAATGGTTCAATTGTTGATGCTGAATTTGACCCCATAGGCGAAACACTCTATTGTTTATTTACCAAACTTGTCGCTGGAGAACAATATCAAGAACAGCCATATATTGTCGCCATCAACCTCAAAACTGGAGAAACCAAAAAACTCTTAGAATTCTCTCCTAATCAACGACAAGTACAAATGAATTTATCACCTGATGGTATTGGCTTATTGTTCGATCAACCATTAATCACACCTCAACCCGCAGCCGGAATTTCTGATGCAGTACGCACAGATGATAATGCAGCCATTGTTACTAGTCGCTTGTGGTTATTACCAATTTCTTCAATTAGTACCACCGACGAATCAAATGTTCCCAAACCGGAAGAACTCCCTATTACAGGAGTTCGCCCTGTCTGGCTACCGTAA
- a CDS encoding permease, which produces MNQLHNGFTLFLSLLVEALPFLLLGVLFSGLLLLFVDERKLANSLPRNALLGAFVGSLIGFLFPVCECGNVPVARRLITQGVPTPVAIGFLLAAPTVNPIVIWATWTAFRDQPEIVVLRVILSLSIATIIGWVFSAQADLRPLLQSSVANAMPTSDQKRRSSWSDKYQEESIPTLLQSGTFLLSGSGQTIRMDAATLPMTVAVGAPKSFKSLKYRLSLFLDNSVQELRELGAVLIVGSAIAAAIQVTAPRELILSLGQGPITSIVAMMVLAAVVSICSTVDSFFALSFATAFTPASLLAFLVFGPMIDLKAIGLMFSIFKSRAVIYIFALAAQLTFLFTLIYQMIY; this is translated from the coding sequence ATGAATCAATTGCACAATGGTTTTACCCTATTTCTCAGCTTACTAGTAGAAGCTTTACCATTTCTACTGCTAGGAGTGTTGTTTTCTGGCTTGCTGCTATTGTTTGTTGATGAACGCAAACTGGCAAATAGTTTACCTCGTAACGCTCTATTAGGTGCTTTTGTCGGTAGTTTAATCGGTTTCCTGTTTCCAGTTTGTGAGTGTGGTAACGTACCTGTAGCTAGAAGGTTAATTACTCAAGGAGTACCGACACCAGTAGCGATCGGCTTTTTACTAGCAGCACCTACTGTTAACCCCATCGTAATTTGGGCAACTTGGACAGCTTTCCGCGATCAACCAGAAATTGTCGTTTTGCGGGTGATTTTGTCTTTATCGATCGCCACCATTATCGGTTGGGTATTTAGCGCCCAAGCAGACTTGCGACCGCTGCTACAATCATCCGTCGCCAACGCCATGCCTACCTCAGACCAAAAACGTCGCAGTTCTTGGTCTGATAAATACCAAGAAGAATCAATCCCAACTTTATTGCAGTCAGGAACCTTTCTTCTTTCCGGGTCGGGTCAAACTATTCGTATGGATGCCGCCACCCTCCCCATGACAGTTGCTGTGGGTGCGCCCAAATCTTTTAAATCCCTGAAGTATCGACTAAGTTTGTTTTTAGATAATAGCGTGCAAGAATTGCGCGAACTGGGGGCAGTTTTAATTGTCGGGAGTGCGATCGCCGCTGCCATTCAAGTCACAGCGCCCCGCGAACTCATCCTCAGTTTAGGACAAGGGCCGATTACTTCGATCGTTGCCATGATGGTCTTAGCGGCAGTCGTTTCGATCTGTTCTACAGTAGACTCATTTTTTGCCCTCTCCTTCGCCACCGCATTTACCCCCGCCTCCTTACTGGCATTTTTAGTTTTTGGCCCGATGATTGACCTCAAAGCCATTGGTTTAATGTTCTCCATCTTTAAATCAAGAGCCGTAATTTATATCTTCGCTTTAGCTGCACAATTGACTTTTCTGTTCACCTTGATATATCAAATGATTTACTAA
- a CDS encoding diguanylate cyclase domain-containing protein → MQPLTLESTLADLSLYDFTIESHTLSSKVAEAFADNNLLPGVIITHQNQFLGMISRREFLERMSRPYGLELFSRRPISSLCKLFKQEPLILPSDTLIMTAAKQSLWRSPELVYEPVIVKLNPKEYRLLDAYQLLVAQSDIHELANLLISDLYKKLATANQELQKLATVDSLTNLANRRQFDEYLEQQWQQMRRQIEWLSLIFIDVDYFKLYNDTYGHLAGDYCLKEVAKAIKNSVQRATDLVARYGGEEFAVILPTTGVEGAINLAKQMINNVRKLQITHQKSVISPYVTISLGVVSIIPNLDTNPASLIASADVALYAAKLSGRDRYILHSSLQITEQKLNL, encoded by the coding sequence ATGCAACCTTTAACTTTAGAGTCAACTTTGGCTGATTTAAGTTTATATGATTTTACTATAGAAAGTCACACTTTAAGTAGTAAAGTCGCTGAAGCTTTTGCTGATAATAATTTATTACCCGGAGTGATAATCACACATCAAAATCAATTTTTGGGGATGATTTCTCGGCGAGAGTTTTTGGAACGAATGAGCCGTCCTTATGGTTTAGAATTATTTTCTCGTCGTCCGATTAGTAGTTTATGTAAATTATTTAAGCAAGAGCCTTTAATTTTACCTAGCGATACTTTAATTATGACAGCAGCGAAGCAGTCTTTATGGCGATCGCCAGAATTAGTTTATGAACCAGTTATAGTAAAATTAAACCCAAAAGAATATCGATTATTAGATGCGTATCAATTACTAGTCGCTCAATCAGATATTCATGAATTGGCTAATTTATTAATTAGCGACTTATACAAAAAACTAGCAACTGCCAATCAAGAATTACAGAAGTTAGCAACAGTTGATAGTTTGACTAATTTAGCTAATCGTAGACAATTTGATGAATATTTGGAGCAACAATGGCAACAAATGCGACGGCAAATTGAGTGGTTATCACTAATTTTTATAGATGTGGATTATTTCAAACTTTACAATGATACTTATGGGCATTTGGCAGGTGATTATTGTTTAAAAGAGGTGGCTAAAGCAATTAAAAACAGCGTACAGCGTGCTACGGATTTAGTTGCTAGATATGGAGGAGAAGAATTTGCCGTGATTTTACCGACAACTGGTGTCGAGGGAGCAATTAATTTAGCAAAACAAATGATTAATAATGTCAGAAAATTGCAAATTACTCATCAAAAATCCGTAATTTCACCTTATGTAACTATTAGTTTAGGTGTAGTTAGTATTATCCCTAATTTAGATACTAATCCAGCTAGCTTAATTGCTTCAGCGGATGTAGCACTTTATGCAGCAAAGCTTTCTGGGCGCGATCGCTATATTTTACATTCTTCATTACAGATTACAGAACAAAAATTAAACCTGTAA
- a CDS encoding TIGR03943 family putative permease subunit, translated as MTLTLKKKLKINQSLVPWLDVIAIIAWGILLLRYWLTDKLALLIHPDYFWLVIFGGFGLLAIGGWKAWLMLKPYLQKRPNSRRNVISSQSEQHITLLPPGLSSLILITAAILGFLISPRIFTSQVALQRGVTDTLLMTRAQPREFKIAKRPEQRSLIDWVRTLNVYPEPDAYTGQKVNVDGFVIHSSQLPDNYLLISRFIITCCAADVYPVGLPVKLTSSRSTFAADTWLNVQGEMITETLSGKRQLVINASALTPIPEPKNPYDY; from the coding sequence ATGACTCTCACACTCAAGAAAAAACTGAAAATCAATCAATCTCTTGTCCCCTGGTTAGATGTAATCGCCATTATTGCTTGGGGCATCTTACTATTAAGATATTGGTTGACAGACAAACTCGCCTTATTGATTCACCCCGATTATTTTTGGTTAGTAATTTTTGGCGGTTTTGGGCTATTAGCGATCGGTGGTTGGAAAGCATGGCTAATGCTCAAACCATATCTACAAAAAAGACCGAACTCTCGCAGAAATGTAATTTCTTCACAATCAGAACAGCATATTACTTTATTGCCTCCTGGTTTAAGTAGTCTCATCTTAATCACAGCAGCTATTTTAGGTTTTTTAATTTCGCCCCGAATTTTTACTAGCCAAGTTGCTCTCCAACGCGGAGTTACCGATACTTTATTAATGACTCGCGCTCAACCCAGAGAATTTAAAATTGCCAAACGTCCCGAACAACGCAGTTTAATTGATTGGGTGAGAACTTTAAATGTTTATCCTGAACCAGACGCTTATACTGGACAAAAAGTAAATGTAGATGGATTTGTCATTCATTCCTCACAACTACCCGATAATTATCTGTTAATATCTCGATTTATAATTACCTGCTGTGCCGCAGATGTCTATCCTGTAGGATTACCAGTTAAACTTACCTCATCTCGTAGCACCTTTGCTGCCGATACTTGGCTAAATGTACAAGGAGAAATGATCACAGAAACTCTATCAGGTAAACGTCAGTTAGTCATCAATGCTAGCGCCCTCACTCCGATTCCCGAACCAAAAAATCCTTACGATTATTAG